One genomic region from Mycobacteriales bacterium encodes:
- the pdxH gene encoding pyridoxamine 5'-phosphate oxidase, translating to MSGDAGDRPDPADLATRVAAMRRSYRSRALHESDLLPDWHSQFRAWLAEAVDSDAFPEPTAMVVATATPDGRPSVRTVLLKGYDERGLVFFTNYDSRKGRQLAANPRLSCVFPWYAMERQVIVDGEVERVGRDESEHYFHSRPHGSQIAASISEQSRVVADRGALEAERDRLAARYPDDATVPLPDFWGGYRIRPSSVEFWQGREDRLHDRLRFRRTDDAADGSWTIERLAP from the coding sequence GTGAGCGGGGACGCGGGCGACCGGCCGGATCCTGCCGACCTCGCAACCCGGGTGGCGGCCATGCGCCGGTCCTACCGGTCCCGGGCCCTGCACGAGTCCGATCTGCTACCGGACTGGCACAGCCAGTTCCGTGCCTGGCTGGCCGAGGCGGTCGACAGCGACGCCTTCCCCGAGCCGACCGCGATGGTCGTCGCCACCGCCACCCCGGACGGCCGACCGAGTGTGCGCACCGTCCTGCTCAAGGGGTACGACGAGCGCGGCCTGGTCTTCTTCACCAACTACGACTCCCGCAAGGGGCGGCAGCTTGCCGCCAATCCCCGGCTCTCCTGCGTCTTCCCGTGGTACGCGATGGAGCGCCAGGTGATCGTCGACGGGGAGGTCGAGCGGGTCGGCCGCGACGAGTCCGAGCACTACTTCCACTCCCGCCCGCACGGTTCGCAGATCGCGGCCAGCATCAGCGAGCAGTCGCGGGTCGTTGCCGACCGGGGCGCGCTGGAGGCCGAACGCGACCGGCTCGCCGCCCGCTACCCCGACGACGCCACGGTGCCGCTGCCCGACTTCTGGGGCGGCTACCGCATCCGCCCATCCTCGGTCGAGTTCTGGCAGGGCCGCGAGGATCGGCTGCACGACCGGCTGCGGTTCCGTCGTACCGACGACGCCGCGGACGGCTCCTGGACGATCGAGCGACTCGCTCCATGA
- a CDS encoding citrate synthase 2, translated as MPDFTPGLEGVVAFETEIAEPDKDGGALRYRGVDIEDLVGQVTFGNVWALLVDGRFGPGLPPAEPFPLPVHTGDVRVDVQAALAMVSPIWGYKPLLDISDDEARDNLARSAVMALSYVAQSARGIGVPAVPQSRIDRSETIVERFMVRWRGEPDPKHVAAVDAYWTSAAEHGLNASTFTARVIASTGADVAASMSGAIGAMSGPLHGGAPARVLPMIEQVERSGDAGRVVTEILDRHDRLMGFGHRVYRAEDPRARVLRRVCKELNSPRYDAAEALEQAALAELRERRPDRPIETNVEFWAAVILDFAEVPPHMMPAMFTCARTAGWSAHILEQKRANKLVRPSARYVGPSPRKPEDVEGFDEITTI; from the coding sequence ATGCCGGACTTCACCCCGGGGCTCGAAGGCGTCGTCGCGTTCGAGACCGAGATCGCCGAGCCGGACAAGGACGGCGGCGCACTGCGTTACCGCGGGGTCGACATCGAGGACCTCGTCGGACAAGTGACCTTCGGAAACGTCTGGGCGCTGCTCGTCGACGGCCGCTTCGGGCCCGGGCTGCCGCCGGCCGAGCCGTTCCCGCTCCCGGTGCACACCGGCGACGTACGGGTCGACGTGCAGGCCGCGCTCGCCATGGTCTCGCCGATCTGGGGCTACAAGCCGCTGCTGGACATCTCCGACGACGAGGCCCGCGACAACCTGGCCCGGTCGGCGGTCATGGCGCTGTCCTACGTCGCCCAGTCCGCGCGCGGGATCGGCGTACCGGCGGTACCGCAGTCCCGCATCGACCGGTCGGAGACCATCGTCGAGCGGTTCATGGTGCGCTGGCGCGGTGAACCCGACCCGAAGCATGTCGCGGCCGTCGACGCCTACTGGACGTCAGCCGCAGAACACGGGCTCAACGCCTCGACCTTCACCGCCCGGGTGATCGCCTCCACCGGGGCCGACGTGGCGGCGTCGATGTCCGGCGCGATCGGCGCGATGTCGGGGCCGCTGCACGGCGGCGCCCCCGCGCGGGTGTTGCCGATGATCGAGCAGGTCGAGCGCAGCGGCGACGCCGGCCGGGTGGTCACCGAGATCCTCGACCGACACGACCGGCTGATGGGCTTCGGGCACCGCGTCTACCGCGCCGAGGACCCGCGGGCCCGAGTGCTGCGCCGGGTATGCAAGGAGCTGAACTCACCGCGCTACGACGCCGCCGAGGCGCTCGAGCAGGCGGCCCTGGCCGAACTCCGGGAGCGACGCCCCGACCGGCCGATCGAGACCAACGTGGAGTTCTGGGCCGCGGTCATCCTCGACTTCGCCGAGGTGCCGCCGCACATGATGCCGGCGATGTTCACCTGCGCGCGTACGGCGGGATGGAGCGCCCACATCCTCGAGCAGAAGCGGGCCAACAAACTGGTGCGGCCCTCCGCGCGCTACGTCGGCCCCAGCCCGCGCAAGCCCGAGGACGTCGAAGGCTTCGACGAGATCACCACCATCTGA